CGAGCCGCGTATGGGCGAGGTGCGCGTGGCGGTGAAGGCTGCGAGCGTGAACCCGGCCGACTGGAAGATGCTCGAATCGGGCAGCGCTTCGTTGGCCGGGCGGCTGCTAAGGCCGCGCGGGCCCGTACCGGCGGGACTCGATTTCGCGGGCATTGTCGAAGCAGTCGGGCGCCGCGTCTCCCATGTGAAGCCCGGCGACGCGGTGGCGGGAATCTCGCTCGCATTTCTTGGACAGCAGGGAAGCTACGCGGAGAGCCTCATCGTTCCCGCGCGCATGTGTTGCCGCCTGCCCGAGGGCGTGGACTTTATCAGTGCCGCCACGCTCCCGGTCGCGGGTTACACGGCCTGGCATGCAGTTGCCGACATCGGGCGCCTCAAGGCCGGTGAGAACGCGCTCATCCTGGGCGCCTCGGGCGGAGTGGGACACCTGGCGGTGCAAATTGCCAAGCACGTCTGCGGCGGATTTGTCGTGGGCGTGTGCTCGGCGCGCAATGAGAAGCTCGTGCGCGATCTGGGCGCCGATGAAGTGATCGATTACACAAAGGGCGACTCCCTTGAACAGGCGGAGCAGTTCGCGCCCTTTCAGGTCGTCGTCGACTGCGTGGGCGATTATCCGGGAAACAAGTGTCGCAAGCTGCTCGGTAGCGGCGGTCGCCACGTGAAC
The Chrysiogenia bacterium genome window above contains:
- a CDS encoding NAD(P)-dependent alcohol dehydrogenase, producing the protein MKAVIKESWAADAPLVMKEISTREPRMGEVRVAVKAASVNPADWKMLESGSASLAGRLLRPRGPVPAGLDFAGIVEAVGRRVSHVKPGDAVAGISLAFLGQQGSYAESLIVPARMCCRLPEGVDFISAATLPVAGYTAWHAVADIGRLKAGENALILGASGGVGHLAVQIAKHVCGGFVVGVCSARNEKLVRDLGADEVIDYTKGDSLEQAEQFAPFQVVVDCVGDYPGNKCRKLLGSGGRHVNVSPNSPSAIAHLVSSPLRSRTLLGVPTGRQLLPVARAVAEDRIKVIVSKEYPLAEIDAAFEQSKSGRTVGKIVLIP